A window of Alphaproteobacteria bacterium contains these coding sequences:
- a CDS encoding OsmC family protein has translation MPFDKASDEFLQETGPLAIDAAAACAGLEPPPDGFERIWAAFDPLEVMQKRGQVFRPAADEAWQLLCDEGPGLGGTDWAPPPLAWFAAGMACSVAGAVAEKAAAQGIPASALSVDMTNHYSLSGSILQGTMEGTGLNPDVAVSIRDLPKRAVSALALEAVSGSLAGYLMRSAFISEFSLVSHGAPVPLDPPGCGLAVGIDVLPAAPLSAVGTSCIVKSGLRPDDPTFVQTGGSGLDAVQNRRNRVSATARVTADGAIVGETGIARPKAGVFAWRGSSDAGSPTAPSSAVLLAAGIGFCFMTQLGRYAAAMKRPVHDYRMIQAIDIPLPGAAPEAAPVIGTVLYLNPDEPDPEYARDVMHSAKRTCFLHSTLQSELRCRVTAA, from the coding sequence GTGCCATTCGACAAAGCTTCCGATGAATTTCTGCAGGAGACCGGGCCGCTGGCGATAGACGCGGCGGCCGCCTGCGCCGGCCTGGAACCACCGCCCGACGGATTCGAACGGATCTGGGCCGCCTTCGACCCGCTGGAGGTGATGCAGAAACGCGGGCAGGTTTTCCGCCCGGCTGCGGATGAGGCCTGGCAACTGCTCTGCGACGAGGGGCCGGGGCTGGGCGGCACCGACTGGGCGCCGCCGCCGCTGGCCTGGTTCGCCGCCGGGATGGCGTGTTCCGTTGCCGGGGCTGTCGCCGAGAAAGCCGCCGCACAGGGCATTCCCGCGTCGGCGCTGTCGGTCGACATGACCAATCACTACAGCCTCAGCGGCTCGATCCTGCAAGGGACGATGGAAGGCACGGGGCTGAACCCCGATGTCGCGGTTTCGATCAGGGACCTGCCGAAGCGGGCGGTCTCCGCGCTGGCGCTGGAGGCGGTATCCGGGTCGCTGGCCGGCTACCTGATGCGCAGCGCCTTCATAAGCGAGTTCAGCCTGGTATCGCACGGCGCGCCGGTACCGCTGGACCCGCCCGGCTGCGGACTTGCGGTCGGCATCGATGTCCTGCCCGCCGCGCCGCTGTCGGCGGTCGGCACCTCCTGCATCGTCAAGAGCGGGTTGCGGCCGGACGATCCGACATTCGTCCAGACCGGCGGTTCGGGGCTGGATGCGGTGCAGAACCGCCGCAACCGGGTATCCGCCACCGCGCGGGTCACGGCGGACGGCGCGATTGTCGGCGAAACCGGCATCGCGCGGCCGAAAGCCGGGGTTTTCGCCTGGCGGGGGTCCTCCGATGCGGGGTCGCCCACCGCGCCGTCCAGCGCCGTGCTGCTTGCCGCCGGAATCGGATTCTGTTTCATGACCCAGCTTGGCCGCTATGCGGCGGCAATGAAACGCCCGGTGCACGACTACCGCATGATCCAGGCCATCGACATTCCCCTGCCCGGCGCCGCGCCGGAAGCAGCGCCGGTCATCGGCACCGTGCTGTATCTGAACCCGGACGAACCGGATCCGGAATACGCCCGCGATGTCATGCATTCCGCCAAACGCACCTGCTTCCTGCATTCGACATTGCAGAGCGAACTGCGCTGCCGGGTGACGGCGGCATAG
- the arsB gene encoding ACR3 family arsenite efflux transporter, whose translation MTTNMTAAAPAGIGFFEKWLSVWVALCIAAGIGLGSLVPGLFDVLAKLEYASVNLVVAVLIWAMVYPMMVNVDFASLRSIGDRPKGMVITILVNWLVKPFTMAALGVLFFEILFADLIAPADAEQYIAGLILLGAAPCTAMVFVWSQLTRGDATYTLVQVSLNDVIMIFAFAPLVALLLGVTSIVVPWETLLLSVGLYVVIPLAAGIVTRRWLVSHAARGESGAAAVEKFTGTIKPVSVSGLLATVVLLFGFQGQVILDRPVLIALIAAPLIIQSYGIFVIAYGAAYLWKVPFNVAAPCALIGTSNFFELAVAVAISLFGLSSGAALTTVVGVLVEVPVMLSLVAFANRTRAHFPGS comes from the coding sequence ATGACTACAAATATGACAGCCGCCGCGCCGGCCGGCATCGGATTCTTTGAAAAATGGCTGTCGGTCTGGGTCGCCCTGTGCATCGCCGCCGGGATCGGGCTGGGCAGTCTCGTGCCCGGATTGTTCGATGTGCTGGCGAAGCTGGAATACGCCTCGGTCAACCTGGTGGTCGCGGTGCTGATCTGGGCGATGGTCTATCCGATGATGGTGAATGTCGACTTCGCCAGCCTGCGCAGCATCGGCGACCGGCCCAAGGGGATGGTCATCACCATTCTGGTCAACTGGCTGGTCAAGCCCTTCACCATGGCGGCGCTGGGCGTGCTGTTCTTCGAAATCCTGTTCGCCGACCTGATCGCCCCCGCCGACGCGGAACAGTATATCGCCGGGCTGATCCTGCTGGGCGCGGCCCCCTGTACGGCGATGGTTTTCGTGTGGTCGCAGCTCACGCGTGGCGATGCCACCTACACGCTGGTCCAGGTGTCGCTGAACGACGTCATCATGATCTTCGCCTTCGCGCCCCTGGTCGCGCTGCTGCTGGGCGTCACCAGCATTGTGGTGCCCTGGGAAACGCTGCTGCTGTCGGTCGGTCTCTATGTCGTCATCCCGCTTGCCGCCGGTATCGTCACCCGGCGCTGGCTGGTCAGCCATGCGGCGCGGGGCGAATCCGGCGCCGCGGCGGTGGAGAAATTCACCGGGACGATCAAGCCGGTATCGGTTTCCGGGCTGCTGGCCACGGTGGTGCTGCTGTTCGGATTCCAGGGGCAGGTCATCCTCGACCGGCCGGTGCTGATCGCGCTGATCGCCGCGCCGCTGATCATCCAGTCCTACGGTATCTTCGTCATCGCCTATGGCGCGGCCTATCTGTGGAAGGTGCCGTTCAACGTGGCGGCGCCCTGCGCCCTGATCGGCACGTCGAACTTCTTCGAACTGGCGGTGGCGGTCGCGATCAGCCTGTTCGGCCTGTCCTCGGGCGCGGCGCTGACCACCGTCGTCGGCGTGCTGGTCGAGGTGCCGGTCATGCTGTCGCTGGTCGCCTTCGCCAACCGCACACGGGCACATTTTCCCGGCAGTTGA
- a CDS encoding glutaminase, producing the protein MTTNLAEIVATVRADMESHIGSGRVADYIPALSRVDPRKFGIAVTTCDGETITAGDAEEPFSIQSVSKVFALTIALERVGEALWQRVGREPSGSAFNSIVQLEHEHGIPRNPLINPGAIVVADVILNQRDPKLAITEILEFLRARADDRSVQIDQEVARSEADTGHRNTAMAYFMRAFGNLNSPVYDVLTTYFHQCAITMNCVQLARAGLFLAGSGRDPISGEQVVKEARARRINAVMMTCGHYDASGDFAFHVGLPGKSGVGGGILCVAPHRASVAVWSPGLNAVGNSLVGSLALERLALLTGWSVF; encoded by the coding sequence GTGACCACGAATCTGGCGGAAATCGTCGCAACTGTCCGCGCGGACATGGAATCGCATATCGGTTCCGGCCGCGTCGCCGATTACATTCCCGCGTTGTCCCGCGTCGATCCCCGGAAATTCGGCATCGCGGTCACCACCTGCGACGGCGAAACCATCACCGCCGGCGACGCCGAGGAACCCTTTTCCATCCAGAGCGTGTCCAAGGTCTTCGCCCTGACCATTGCGCTTGAAAGGGTCGGGGAAGCGTTGTGGCAGCGGGTCGGGCGGGAGCCTTCCGGCTCCGCCTTCAATTCCATCGTCCAGCTGGAGCACGAACACGGCATTCCGCGCAATCCGCTGATCAATCCCGGCGCCATTGTCGTCGCGGACGTGATTTTGAACCAGCGCGACCCGAAACTGGCGATCACCGAAATCCTGGAATTCCTGCGCGCCCGCGCCGACGACCGGTCGGTGCAGATCGACCAGGAAGTCGCCCGATCGGAAGCGGATACCGGGCACCGCAATACCGCCATGGCCTATTTCATGCGCGCCTTCGGCAATCTGAACAGCCCGGTCTACGATGTCCTGACCACCTATTTCCATCAATGCGCCATCACCATGAACTGCGTCCAGCTGGCCCGCGCCGGGCTGTTCCTGGCCGGCAGCGGCCGCGACCCGATTTCCGGCGAGCAGGTCGTCAAGGAAGCACGGGCGCGGCGCATCAATGCGGTCATGATGACCTGCGGCCATTACGACGCCTCGGGCGACTTCGCCTTCCATGTGGGCCTGCCGGGCAAGAGCGGCGTCGGCGGCGGCATCCTCTGCGTCGCCCCGCACCGCGCCTCCGTCGCGGTCTGGTCGCCAGGGCTCAACGCGGTCGGCAACTCGCTGGTCGGCTCGCTGGCGCTGGAACGGCTGGCCCTGCTGACGGGGTGGTCGGTTTTCTGA
- a CDS encoding SLC13 family permease has translation MTSATPAPGGAPAPRTRAVAALRGAGIPLLILGLVTALVAVDFVPLPEGASPDSVRTGILVVFTIASWAMNLLPEPLTTLLFFLAAMLFHIAAPTTVFAGFATPTWWLVLGGAIVGIAIRTTGLGPRLGRLFFGRASGGYRYFIAMVVVASVSLAFLMPSTMGRVLLLVPIVMGLADRLGFTPGRTGRTGLIMATAMGSYLPSTAILPANVPNTVLLGAADALYGIKLQYGSYFLLHFPVLGLVKGAVLIWLICRLFPDTVASQPAATTAGHGRLSSGEGRLVFLLALMLSLFATDFWHGISPAWICLGAGLACLLPQSGLVSSKELQQGLAIGPLLYVAGFLSLSAVIAQSGLGAWAGRGLLDLAEMTPDNPIANIPLVAAIYAGIGLLTTLPGLPAVLTPVAGEFAQASGLSIDTLLNLQVPVFATVFVPYQSPPMMIAMLIGGAALKDGLKLCLVLSAITVAVILPLDFAWWWLLGEFNV, from the coding sequence GTGACATCCGCCACACCAGCGCCCGGCGGCGCCCCCGCACCGCGCACCCGGGCGGTCGCGGCGCTGCGCGGGGCCGGTATTCCGCTGCTGATCCTCGGCCTCGTTACGGCGCTCGTCGCCGTCGACTTCGTACCGCTGCCCGAAGGGGCCAGCCCGGACAGTGTGCGCACCGGAATCCTGGTGGTGTTCACCATCGCGTCCTGGGCGATGAACCTGCTGCCGGAACCGTTGACGACGCTGCTGTTCTTCCTCGCCGCCATGCTGTTCCATATCGCCGCGCCGACGACTGTCTTCGCCGGCTTCGCCACGCCGACATGGTGGCTGGTGCTGGGCGGCGCCATTGTCGGGATCGCCATCCGCACCACGGGGCTTGGCCCCAGGCTGGGGCGGCTGTTCTTCGGCCGGGCGAGCGGCGGCTACCGCTATTTCATCGCCATGGTCGTGGTCGCCTCGGTCAGTCTCGCCTTCCTGATGCCCTCGACCATGGGACGGGTGCTGCTGCTGGTGCCCATCGTCATGGGGCTGGCGGACCGGCTCGGCTTCACCCCGGGGCGCACGGGCCGCACCGGCCTGATCATGGCCACGGCGATGGGCAGCTACCTGCCCTCCACCGCGATCCTGCCGGCCAATGTGCCGAACACGGTGCTGCTGGGCGCCGCCGACGCGCTGTACGGGATAAAGCTGCAATACGGCTCATATTTTCTGCTGCATTTCCCGGTGCTGGGGCTGGTCAAGGGGGCGGTGTTGATCTGGCTGATCTGCCGCCTGTTCCCCGATACCGTGGCGTCGCAGCCGGCCGCCACCACCGCCGGACATGGGCGGCTGTCCTCCGGCGAGGGCCGCCTCGTCTTCCTGCTGGCGTTGATGCTGTCGCTGTTCGCGACCGATTTCTGGCACGGTATTTCGCCGGCCTGGATCTGCCTCGGCGCGGGGCTGGCCTGCCTGCTGCCGCAATCGGGGCTGGTGTCGTCGAAGGAGCTGCAGCAGGGCCTGGCCATCGGGCCGCTGCTCTACGTCGCCGGGTTCCTCAGCCTCAGCGCGGTAATCGCGCAAAGCGGGCTTGGCGCCTGGGCCGGGCGCGGGCTGCTCGACCTCGCCGAGATGACGCCGGACAACCCGATTGCCAATATCCCGCTGGTCGCCGCGATCTATGCCGGGATCGGGCTGCTGACCACCCTGCCCGGCCTGCCCGCCGTGCTGACGCCGGTCGCGGGCGAATTCGCCCAGGCCAGCGGACTGTCCATCGATACGCTGCTGAACCTGCAGGTGCCGGTCTTCGCCACGGTATTCGTGCCCTACCAGTCGCCGCCGATGATGATCGCCATGCTGATCGGCGGGGCGGCGCTGAAGGACGGGTTGAAGCTGTGCCTCGTCCTGTCCGCCATCACCGTCGCCGTCATCCTGCCGCTCGACTTCGCCTGGTGGTGGCTGCTGGGGGAATTCAACGTCTGA
- a CDS encoding CmcJ/NvfI family oxidoreductase — translation MTQLAGEQPAARREVRSALTFITRQNTKPYFNSSALTGGAPEVFFGTEDHNVTVEDMRPIADTLSLDVQGFELMTSPTAVDDLYDDNAVDTAYADELKALLTRRFGATSVHIFDVTRRADAGAGAPNRDGLRGPADRVHVDYTVKSGPQRTRDILGDAEAERLFNAGARILQVNVWRPIRGPVKRSPLALADASSVKPDELIATDQIFPDRVGEIYNVAHAWTQRWYYASEMERDEVLLIKGWDSVADGRARFTPHGAFTLPDTENAPARESIEVRTLVVIE, via the coding sequence ATGACACAGCTTGCAGGCGAACAGCCCGCGGCCCGGCGCGAAGTCCGGTCGGCGCTGACCTTCATCACGCGGCAGAATACCAAGCCGTATTTCAACAGTTCCGCCCTGACCGGCGGCGCGCCCGAGGTGTTTTTCGGCACCGAAGACCATAATGTCACCGTGGAGGACATGCGTCCGATTGCCGATACGCTGTCGCTCGACGTGCAGGGTTTCGAACTGATGACCAGCCCGACCGCCGTCGACGACCTGTATGACGACAATGCGGTGGACACCGCCTATGCCGACGAACTCAAGGCGCTGCTGACCCGCCGCTTCGGCGCGACTTCGGTGCATATTTTCGACGTCACCCGCCGCGCCGATGCCGGCGCCGGCGCGCCGAACCGGGACGGCCTGCGCGGCCCGGCCGACCGGGTGCATGTGGATTACACGGTCAAGAGCGGCCCGCAGCGGACCCGCGACATTCTGGGCGACGCGGAAGCCGAACGCCTGTTCAATGCCGGCGCCCGCATCCTGCAGGTCAATGTCTGGCGGCCGATCAGGGGCCCGGTGAAGCGCTCGCCGCTGGCGCTGGCCGATGCCTCCAGCGTAAAGCCGGACGAGTTGATCGCGACCGACCAGATATTCCCGGACCGGGTCGGCGAAATCTACAATGTCGCCCATGCCTGGACCCAACGCTGGTATTACGCCTCGGAAATGGAACGCGACGAGGTGCTGCTGATCAAGGGCTGGGACTCCGTCGCGGATGGCCGCGCCCGGTTCACCCCGCATGGCGCCTTCACCCTGCCGGATACCGAAAACGCCCCGGCGCGCGAAAGCATCGAGGTCCGCACCCTCGTCGTCATCGAATAG
- a CDS encoding metalloregulator ArsR/SmtB family transcription factor — MDKTQTLDALSALSQGTRLDVFRLLMKAEPEGLCAGDIAERLGVRQNTMSANLGILERAGLIRGVREGRSIRYFADLDSMRALLRFLMEDCCGGQPELCAPLLRDIVTSC; from the coding sequence ATGGATAAAACGCAGACCCTCGATGCGCTGTCCGCGCTGTCGCAGGGAACCCGGCTGGATGTCTTCCGACTGTTGATGAAGGCCGAACCCGAAGGACTGTGCGCCGGTGACATCGCCGAACGGCTGGGGGTGCGCCAGAATACGATGTCCGCCAATCTGGGCATTCTGGAGCGCGCCGGCCTGATCCGGGGCGTCCGGGAAGGGCGGAGCATCCGCTATTTTGCCGACCTGGACAGCATGAGGGCATTGCTGCGGTTTCTGATGGAAGACTGCTGCGGGGGGCAGCCTGAACTGTGCGCCCCGTTGCTGCGCGATATCGTCACTTCTTGCTGA
- a CDS encoding aldo/keto reductase — protein sequence MAVTAVTPATAAAPMHTRPIPKSGETIPVIGLGTWITLNVGDDPQLRADRLKVVQAFFDEGGRMIDSSPMYGSSEEVIGWCLARIPDRNRVFAATKVWTPTRWLGERQMEKSLDLWGVAQFDLMQVHNLLDWEAHLETLLAWKAAGRIRYIGMTTSHGRRHDDLAEIMETQPIDFIQITYNVRDREAEKRLLPLAAERRIAVIVNRPFRGGELFNGVEGRPLPGWAAEIDCANWAQFFLKFIISHPAVTCAIPATSRVDHLYENMGAGRGALPGPDMRARMLRHMETL from the coding sequence ATGGCCGTGACGGCCGTCACCCCGGCGACCGCCGCAGCCCCGATGCATACCCGACCGATCCCGAAATCCGGCGAGACGATCCCGGTCATCGGCCTGGGGACGTGGATCACACTCAATGTCGGCGATGACCCGCAATTGCGGGCGGACCGGCTGAAGGTCGTACAGGCGTTTTTCGACGAAGGCGGGCGGATGATCGATTCCTCGCCCATGTATGGTTCTTCGGAAGAAGTCATCGGCTGGTGCCTGGCCCGCATCCCGGATCGCAACCGCGTGTTCGCCGCCACCAAGGTCTGGACGCCGACCCGGTGGCTCGGCGAAAGGCAGATGGAAAAATCCCTCGACCTGTGGGGCGTGGCGCAATTCGACCTGATGCAGGTGCACAACCTGCTGGACTGGGAGGCGCATCTGGAGACCCTGCTCGCGTGGAAGGCGGCGGGGCGGATACGCTATATCGGCATGACCACGTCGCATGGCCGGCGGCATGACGACCTGGCCGAAATCATGGAAACACAGCCCATCGATTTCATTCAGATCACCTATAATGTGCGGGATCGCGAAGCGGAGAAGCGACTGCTGCCGCTGGCCGCGGAGCGCAGGATCGCCGTCATCGTCAACCGTCCGTTCCGGGGCGGCGAACTGTTCAACGGTGTCGAAGGCCGTCCCCTGCCCGGCTGGGCGGCGGAAATCGATTGCGCCAACTGGGCGCAGTTCTTCCTGAAATTCATCATCTCCCATCCCGCCGTGACCTGCGCCATTCCCGCCACCAGCCGGGTCGATCACCTGTACGAGAACATGGGCGCGGGCCGCGGCGCCCTGCCCGGTCCCGACATGCGGGCGCGCATGCTGCGCCATATGGAAACCCTGTGA
- a CDS encoding cupin domain-containing protein: protein MTTKSATAASETHRAPEFRHPDDMDWEMGRFKNRTKFLFHPSEAHPTRPNAGFLHYEPGAGFPFHKHEFAQVWYIIDGTFRMGEKTYGPGTLVCMDDPHFEDEMYTETGGTVLFVQYPGPNTGARPLYEGRMNLARPETPEEHDLDH from the coding sequence ATGACCACCAAATCCGCCACCGCCGCCTCTGAAACCCATAGGGCGCCGGAATTCCGCCATCCGGACGACATGGATTGGGAAATGGGCCGGTTCAAAAACCGCACCAAGTTCCTGTTCCACCCCTCCGAAGCGCATCCGACGCGGCCGAATGCCGGGTTCCTGCATTACGAACCGGGAGCGGGATTTCCCTTCCACAAGCATGAATTCGCGCAGGTCTGGTACATCATCGACGGCACCTTCCGCATGGGTGAAAAGACCTATGGACCCGGCACGCTGGTCTGCATGGACGACCCGCATTTCGAGGACGAGATGTATACCGAAACCGGCGGCACGGTGCTGTTCGTACAGTATCCCGGGCCCAATACCGGTGCGCGGCCGCTCTATGAGGGGCGCATGAATCTCGCCCGCCCCGAAACGCCCGAAGAACACGATCTGGACCATTAG
- a CDS encoding SDR family oxidoreductase, whose amino-acid sequence MTSGQAETRVAIITGGAGGIGQAMARRMVRDGHRLALMDIDGDAAARAAEAINQEAGTNGVFAIGGDVAEPGDCEIAVGRVSDVFGQVDIVVNNAGFGASRIRPDGEKNLLTIEELTPEVWRKFMSVNTEGPLQMMRAALPGMKKRRWGRVINVTTSFFTMLRNMPYGASKAALEAGSAAWAQELDGTGITVNVVVPGGPTDTAFIAKESGMDPARMLRPTVMGPPVAWLCSRDADGVTGRRFIGGRWDASLPDAEAAAIAGSPIGWPELAAATVIWPDD is encoded by the coding sequence ATGACAAGCGGACAGGCGGAAACACGGGTCGCCATCATCACCGGCGGCGCCGGCGGGATCGGACAGGCGATGGCGCGGCGCATGGTACGGGACGGTCACCGGCTGGCGCTGATGGATATCGATGGCGACGCGGCGGCCCGCGCGGCGGAGGCGATCAACCAGGAAGCGGGCACCAACGGCGTGTTCGCCATCGGCGGCGACGTGGCGGAGCCGGGCGATTGCGAGATCGCGGTCGGCAGGGTGTCGGATGTGTTCGGCCAGGTCGATATCGTGGTCAATAATGCCGGCTTCGGCGCCAGCAGAATTCGCCCGGACGGCGAGAAAAATCTGCTGACCATCGAGGAGCTGACGCCGGAGGTCTGGCGCAAATTCATGTCGGTCAATACCGAAGGGCCGCTACAGATGATGCGCGCGGCCCTGCCGGGCATGAAAAAGCGCCGCTGGGGCCGGGTGATCAACGTGACCACCAGCTTCTTCACCATGCTGCGCAACATGCCTTATGGCGCCAGCAAGGCGGCGCTGGAAGCGGGATCGGCGGCCTGGGCGCAGGAACTGGACGGCACCGGTATCACCGTCAATGTGGTGGTGCCGGGCGGGCCGACCGATACCGCCTTCATCGCGAAGGAATCCGGCATGGATCCCGCCAGAATGCTGCGTCCGACCGTGATGGGGCCGCCTGTGGCCTGGCTGTGTTCCCGCGATGCGGACGGGGTGACCGGGCGGCGCTTTATCGGCGGGCGGTGGGATGCCTCCCTGCCCGATGCGGAAGCGGCCGCCATTGCCGGCTCGCCCATCGGCTGGCCGGAACTCGCGGCGGCCACGGTGATCTGGCCGGACGACTGA
- a CDS encoding DUF6064 family protein: MIPFSRDVFLNVVERYGAAMQPSQIIAFLLGCAMVDMVRRYRPTGSRLICGLMAAGWFWIGIVYYGSYIVALSWAAWIAAAAFVLQSALLLVFGTLQNALALQYERSVHANVGIGFMLYGLFAYPATAVATGVALKSAPVVGLAPDSTLLFTLGLLLVAKNRTPLLLAILPLGLAAASGISAILIGLPEDYVMLPAAILALVLIIAKNRRAG, from the coding sequence ATGATCCCGTTCTCCAGGGACGTTTTCCTGAACGTCGTCGAACGCTATGGCGCGGCCATGCAACCCAGCCAGATCATCGCCTTCCTGTTGGGCTGCGCCATGGTCGACATGGTCCGCCGGTACCGGCCGACCGGCAGCCGCCTGATTTGCGGATTGATGGCCGCCGGCTGGTTCTGGATCGGCATTGTCTACTACGGCAGCTACATCGTGGCGCTGAGCTGGGCGGCGTGGATCGCCGCCGCGGCGTTCGTCCTGCAGAGCGCCTTGCTGCTCGTTTTCGGCACCCTCCAAAACGCCCTCGCGCTGCAATACGAACGAAGCGTTCATGCGAATGTCGGGATCGGGTTCATGCTGTACGGCCTGTTCGCCTACCCGGCGACAGCGGTCGCAACCGGGGTGGCGCTGAAATCGGCGCCGGTCGTCGGCCTGGCGCCCGATTCAACGCTCCTGTTCACCCTTGGGCTCCTGCTGGTCGCGAAGAACCGGACGCCCCTTCTGCTGGCGATTCTGCCCCTGGGGCTGGCGGCCGCCAGCGGCATTTCGGCAATCCTGATCGGACTTCCCGAGGATTACGTCATGCTGCCGGCGGCGATTTTGGCGCTGGTGCTGATCATCGCGAAAAACCGGCGCGCCGGATAA
- a CDS encoding D-alanine--D-alanine ligase, producing MQKDPASFRKLAVITGDHKASDPTKLGAAYGPEDLAAHAAMVAALESLNRFCITVYNDHDGLFERLTADRPDLVVNFCDTGVNNRPTRELNLPAWLELHGIPYTGASPQAMVLCFDKQVVRLLAEAIGIEVPREAWMPAEKGFQTLPGFYPALLKPNTADGSVGITKDAVVRNDDEARRYLAFLHDTLPGHDVLWQEYLPGPEYGVGLIGNPADTLTALPPLEVDFSQLPAGLNPILSFESKADPDSPYWTKIAFRRAAIDAATAARLTGWAGTLFGRLGLQDYGRFDFRCADDGRPKLMEVNPNPAWANDGKLAFMASFAGIAYPHMLEMIVDAAITRL from the coding sequence ATGCAGAAGGATCCCGCATCGTTCCGGAAACTCGCCGTCATCACCGGCGATCACAAGGCCAGCGACCCGACCAAGCTGGGCGCCGCCTACGGGCCCGAAGACCTCGCCGCGCATGCCGCCATGGTCGCGGCGCTGGAAAGCCTGAACCGGTTTTGCATTACCGTGTACAACGACCATGACGGGCTGTTCGAGCGGCTGACGGCCGACCGGCCCGACCTGGTGGTCAACTTCTGCGACACCGGCGTCAACAACCGGCCGACGCGGGAACTGAACCTGCCGGCCTGGCTGGAGCTCCACGGCATTCCCTATACGGGCGCCTCGCCGCAGGCGATGGTGCTGTGCTTCGACAAACAGGTCGTCCGCCTGCTTGCGGAGGCAATCGGCATCGAGGTGCCGCGCGAAGCCTGGATGCCGGCCGAAAAGGGTTTCCAGACGCTGCCCGGATTCTATCCGGCGCTGCTGAAACCGAATACCGCCGATGGCAGCGTCGGCATCACCAAAGACGCGGTGGTCCGAAACGACGACGAGGCGCGCCGTTACCTCGCCTTCCTGCACGATACCCTCCCAGGGCACGACGTGCTGTGGCAGGAATACCTGCCGGGACCGGAATACGGCGTCGGATTGATCGGCAATCCGGCGGATACCCTGACCGCGCTGCCGCCGCTGGAAGTGGACTTCTCCCAACTGCCCGCCGGGCTGAACCCGATCCTATCCTTCGAATCGAAGGCCGACCCGGATTCGCCCTACTGGACGAAGATCGCCTTCCGCAGGGCCGCTATCGATGCGGCCACCGCCGCGCGGCTGACCGGCTGGGCCGGCACGCTGTTCGGACGGCTGGGCCTGCAGGATTACGGGCGGTTCGATTTCCGCTGCGCCGACGACGGGCGGCCGAAGCTGATGGAGGTCAACCCCAACCCGGCCTGGGCGAATGACGGCAAGCTCGCCTTCATGGCGTCCTTCGCCGGAATCGCCTACCCGCATATGCTGGAAATGATCGTCGACGCCGCCATCACCCGGCTATAG
- a CDS encoding peptidase, producing the protein MTYCLGVYLDDGLVMASDSRTNAGVDQIAKVRKMSIFEQPGKRVIAILSAGNLGTTQAVITLLRENLNKPDSGRDLFSAQTMFEVARMVGGQMRDVLQHDGEFVRMHGDPNATFLVGGQILGEAHRLFQIYSAGNFIEASSRSQLLQIGETKYGKPILDRAICDKTSLDTAAKLALLSYDATIRSNLSVEGPIDLLRYRKDSFSAENLSKYRRDDPYWVSLRDGYSDGLMSVIAALPNPPEQGRK; encoded by the coding sequence ATGACCTATTGTCTTGGAGTGTATCTGGATGACGGGTTGGTTATGGCTTCGGATTCCCGCACGAATGCCGGTGTCGACCAGATCGCCAAGGTCCGGAAAATGTCGATTTTCGAACAGCCGGGGAAGCGGGTGATCGCGATCCTGTCCGCGGGCAACCTGGGGACGACCCAGGCCGTGATCACCCTGCTGCGGGAAAACCTGAACAAACCCGATTCGGGCCGGGACCTGTTTTCCGCGCAAACCATGTTCGAAGTCGCGCGCATGGTCGGCGGCCAGATGCGCGATGTGCTGCAGCATGACGGCGAATTCGTCCGGATGCATGGCGATCCGAACGCCACGTTTCTTGTCGGCGGTCAGATCCTGGGCGAGGCGCATCGCCTGTTCCAGATCTATTCGGCCGGAAACTTCATCGAGGCCTCGTCGCGTTCGCAACTGCTGCAAATCGGTGAAACGAAATACGGCAAGCCGATTCTCGACCGGGCAATCTGCGACAAGACCTCGCTGGATACGGCGGCGAAACTGGCGCTGCTGTCCTATGACGCGACGATTCGAAGCAATCTGTCCGTCGAAGGGCCGATCGATCTGCTGCGTTACAGGAAGGACAGTTTTTCGGCGGAAAACCTGTCCAAATACCGCCGCGACGATCCCTACTGGGTCAGCCTCCGCGACGGATACAGCGATGGCCTGATGTCCGTGATCGCCGCACTGCCAAACCCGCCGGAACAGGGCAGAAAGTAG